Proteins encoded within one genomic window of Dermacentor albipictus isolate Rhodes 1998 colony unplaced genomic scaffold, USDA_Dalb.pri_finalv2 scaffold_21, whole genome shotgun sequence:
- the LOC139052283 gene encoding uncharacterized protein, whose protein sequence is MALCGGSAASAVDIEKVNALVASYICYRAQRRNKERALELAKEAQSKINASLKLRLVANSFAIAAMMATDATVHRERWAFERNERWFEETLPHLGENHFRQAFRVSQTTFRYLVESCRIALERQTTNMRKPLSVEKRVAVGMYRLCSSAEDRTIAHLFGIGRSTVNVVFREFCKAVTEQLEAEWLRMVRRHELEKHVREFFFFTGFPQAIGALDGCHFPISPPKDNAIDYHNYKGWYSVILLALVDHQYRFRYINVGAPGRCHDANVYGRSKLHTPIESGHLDSPVIMIEGAAITPLILCDQAFPLTATLLKPFPSASPGTPEAAYNYNLSKTRRIVENAFGRLKARFRFVMKRQECKLPNAKQAIRAACVLHNICETFRDPVDPQWEQDVPAFDELFPQPSRSTTQSSGTGHSVRAALAQYFWRRAQQAT, encoded by the exons ATGGCGCTCTGTGGAGGAAGCGCAGCTAGCGCAGTTGATATTGAAAAAGTGAACGCCCTAGTTGCCTCTTACATTTGTTACCGAGCACAACGAAGAAACAAGGAGAGGGCACTGGAACTGGCAAAAGAAGCGCAATCGAAGATCAACGCAAGCCTGAAACTGAGATTAGTAGCTAATTCATTCGCTATTGCTGCTATGATGGCTACCGACGCCACAGTTCACCGTGAGCGGTGGGCATTTGAACGAAATGAACGTTGGTTCGAAGAGACGCTTCCACATCTCGGGGAGAATCACTTCAGACAAGCTTTCCGTGTCTCGCAGACGACATTCCGGTACCTTGTGGAGTCGTGCAGGATCGCCTTGGAGCGCCAAACGACGAACATGAGAAAGCCGTTGTCTGTGGAAAAAAGGGTGGCCGTCGGGATGTATCGGCTGTGCTCAAGTGCTGAAGACCGAACGATCGCCCATCTGTTCGGCATCGGCCGGTCGACGGTGAACGTCGTATTTCGGGAGTTTTGTAAGGCTGTCACCGAACAACTTGAAGCAGAGTGGCTTCGAATGGTCCGGCGCCACGAATTGGAAAAACACGTGAGGGAGTTCTTTTTCTTCACTGGCTTCCCGCAGGCAATCGGCGCTCTCGATGGTTGTCACTTTCCTATATCCCCGCCGAAGGACAACGCAATCGATTACCATAACTACAAAGGCTG GTACAGTGTAATACTGCTCGCCCTGGTTGATCACCAGTACCGGTTCCGGTATATCAATGTTGGAGCTCCCGGCCGATGCCATGATGCCAACGTGTACGGGCGATCGAAGCTGCACACACCTATTGAAAGCGGACACCTTGATTCGCCTGTGATTATGATCGAAGGTGCTGCTATAACACCACTCATTCTGTGTGACCAGGCATTTCCACTGACTGCAACGCTGCTTAAGCCCTTCCCAAGTGCATCACCTGGCACCCCCGAAGCTGCTTACAATTATAACCTTTCCAAAACGAGACGCATAGTTGAAAACGCATTTGGACGCCTGAAAGCTCGTTTTCGTTTTGTCATGAAGAGGCAAGAATGCAAGTTGCCCAATGCTAAACAAGCCATTAGGGCCGCATGTGTTCTTCACAATATCTGTGAGACATTCAGAGACCCTGTGGATCCTCAGTGGGAACAAGATGTGCCTGCATTTGATGAACTGTTTCCACAGCCATCGCGCTCCACCACTCAGTCAAGTGGAACAGGACACAGTGTTCGAGCTGCTCTGGCACAATACTTCTGGAGACGTGCTCAACAGGCCACATGA